AGAAGCACCTCGAGGTCACGCCGGCAGTGGGATTCTCACTGAGGAGCGTGCCAACAGCGAACCACGCGCACTTGCGCGACCTGCAAGCAGTTGCCGCCGAACTCGATGTGAGCCCTCCGTCTCTCTACCTGTTCCATCCAGGACGAGAGCCGTGGACGACTGATCGAGATTTCGCTCCCTGGGCGAAGCTGCGTGCCGCTGCGCCAAACCTACCGGACGTACTCGGATACCTGCGGACTTGGTGGGAGCCAACCGAACGGAGCTTTCAGCGCTCCCTCTTCATCTGCCTACGAACATCCGCCTAACGACGCGTTAAGCCGCGGCCGCCCCACCGGGGCGGCCGTCGGCTTGAACGGCGGTTAGATTCGGACTCGGGTTGTTCCACGCAGATGGACCCGATTGGGCTGGCTGGGGGGCTCAATCTCTACGGGTTTGCGGGCGGGGACCCGATCAACTTCTCGGATCCGCTCGGCCTGTGCCCGATCTGTTGGATCCCCTTGGTTGTCGCGGGCGAAGGGACGGCGGGGGCGGTAGGAGTCGGAGCGGCAACAGCAGCGGCCGCCGTTTTCCTCGCGAAGGGAAAGGAAATAGCGGCGGCAGTTGAAGGCGCCGTCGATGCTGTCGCCGAGAAGATCAATGACTTCAAGTACGTTACGTACACGCGCACCAATGTTGGCACCGGAGAGGTGTATTCCGGTCGAACCAGTGGATTCGGTGATCCGCAGTCGCTGGTGAGTTCGCGCGCCGCCGGGCATCCTGCGAGGCTCGCCGGATTTGGACCTGCTCTTGTTGATCGTGTCGCGCCAGGGACAGCACAAGGATATGCAGCGATTCGTGGGCGAGAGCAGCAGTTGATCGATGCGCACGGAGGAGCTCGAAGTGATGGAGGTAGCTCAGCCAACCTCATTCGCGGAGTGTCCGCCGTGAATCCGCTCGCTGGGGGATTCAACGCGGCTGCTCTGATGATGTTCGGTCCGGTGATCCGATGAGCAGGATGATTGTCAACGGAGTTCGCAGGTGACGCCTCTTCCGAACCGAAAGGACGAAGCTCGCGAGCTGGGCGAGCGCCTACTCATGACGCTCAAGTTCATCGAGCAGGCGCAGGACTTCCCCAGCGGCGCTCAGTTTCGCAGCATCGTGGAGTCAGAGATGGCGCGCGGCAGGCTGCGCGCGCTTAAGCTGATCGCGCGTGATGTTGATGAGATGGTTTTGACACTCGCGCCGAATGAACGCGAAGGACTCGAGGCCATCTTGAGCGCGCGCACTGGCTTCGAGGCCGAGGCGACTTGGCAGGCAGAGCGAACCGCAGTCGAGCACGTCCTGCGCACGGGACGCGTTCGAAGCGAGAAGGAGCGTCTGAGGCTGGAGCGATTCGTTGAAGCGCTGGTAGTGCGAGGTGGCGATCCGGAAACGGTCGCGGCTGTGCGAACGCTACTCGCGAACGGATAGCGTAGCCTAACTGCGCGTTAAGCCGCGGCCGCCCCACTGGGGCGGCCGCCGGCTCCAACGGCGGTTAGAATCTGGCCGGGGTCAGTCCACGCAGATGGACCCGATTGGGCTGGCGGGGGGGCTCAATCTGTACGGGTATGCGGACGGGGATCCGATCAACAACTCGGACCCCTTCGGGCTCTGTCCTGAGTGGCTCACGAAGATTCCCTGCGGACTCAAGTTCACTGGCGTCCAAACGAACTTCGTTGTCGGTAACAGGGAGTGGAGCGTTACGTTCGGAGAATGGGAAACAGCTTCGGAGACCGGTCGGTTCGTCACCTTTGGCAAGCCGTTGGCTGGTGGATTTCCGTCGCTCGGCAGCAAGACCCCTGCCAATGCCAACATCCAGTACGTCGAAGGCGGTTCTGAGTCGGTCGACACCTTTGTCGGAAATGCGATGGAGGTTTCGGCTGGGGGGAGCTACGGCGTCGCAGCTGGGTCCCTCAGCTTGACGATGATTCCAGGTCGTGGTGTGCCTGTCGGCTACACGATCGGTGTCGGAGTGACCTCACCGACTACTCCCGGAGTAACTCCGACTGCGACACGCACGACCATTTCTGGCAAGCGCACGAAGGACGGCTCCGTGGTCGAGCCTTGACCGGTCAAGGGGGTGCGATGAACGCGGGGGCAATCCAAGTGGACGTCGTCTTCGATGTCAGAACTGCCGATTTCGCATCTTGGTTCGCGTTTGTTCCGCTTGTGGTCCTGCTAGCGGCTCTCTTCGTTGAGCTCGTTCGACGTCGGCGAGAGATCCGTGAGCTCTTCGTAGCGCGCAAGAATCCTCACATGGCGATCTACTTGCTTGCGGGCGTCGTGCTTGCTCTTCTCACCGGAGCCCGGATTCTCAGCTACGCCGAGGAGAAGAATGAGTTCGTCCGTGTGCTCAACGCCAATCAGGCACGCGTAGTTGAGGGTGAGATCACGAACTACACGCCTCAAGCGTGGACAGGTCGGCCACTCGAGAAGTTCCAAGTTGGATCCGAGCAGTTCAGTTTTGACGGCTTCGGGGCTTCGTCCGCGTACCACCAGCGTGCTCGAAGCGGTGGCCCGATACAGGAAGGCATGCGCGTGCGACTGTTCGAGTTTCGGGGAAACATCTTGAGGGTCGAAGTGCTTCCGATTGGCACTCGCGCAACTCCGGAGTAGGCAGTCTTCCCGGCTGTCGCGCGCGCGAGTCGCCTCGAGATCGCAGAATCACGTCGTCGCGGCCTGTCGAGAGTCTGGTGTTCGAGAAGTCAGCGCGGGAGAATGTCGGTGAAGGACCTTAGATAGGTCCTCATCGCCTAACGGCGCGTTAAGCCGCGGCCGCCCCACCGGGGCGGCCGTCGGCTTCAACGGCGGTTAAAAGCGCGTGCGGGGCAGTTCACGCAGCAGGACCCGATCGGGCTCGCGGGGGGGCTCAATCTGTACGGGTATGCGGGTGGGGATCCCATCAACTTCTCGGATCCGTTTGGGCTCGATTGCCTGGACAAGTCAGGAGCGCGAATGCCGTGCGCTCCGCTTACTGGGGATGTTCGACTCGCTCGCCTCGTTGGATCGGAGAGCACGCGGGGCAGCGGCTTTGTGATCCGAAACCAGGGATTGCGCAACGAGTACTTGCATCAAGGTGTCGACATCGAGGCAGCGTCTGGTACCAAGGTCTACGCACTCTTTGACGGCAGAGTCACTCAAGTTGTGGATCCGGCCGACGGGAACGGAGCGGGGATTCGTGTCACGATTCGTTCGAAAGCTGACGCAACTGAGAACACGTCCTATTGGCACCTCTCCTCGGTGTACGTGAGTGTGGGTGATCAAGTGCGAGGCGGTGAGCGAATAGGGCGGAGCGGAATCACAGGGAATGCCGATCCCGCGAACTCTGGGCGTCGCGAGCACGTGCATATCAGACGAACGAAAGACGGTCGCGACGTCGACCCGGGGATTCCATGAGCCAATACAGCGATGTGCATAGGGCGATTCGCCTTCGACGTGTGCTCCCGTGGATTGCGACCGTGTGCCTCGGTTGCAGTGGTCAGCGAGGCTTGGCAGCGCGCGCGGATCTGGCGACTTCGGCGAGTTGTCCGGTTGTCGAGTTGCTGCCGCCGTGGATTGAGCCCGCGCCAGCGATTGGTCTGTCGGAACTGCAGTCCGTTCGGCCGGCAGTCCAGGAGATACGTGCGGCGGCATCAATCGACATCAACTGTGACGGGCGACTGGACTTCGTCGGTCAGGTGCGGCGGGTCAGCGGGAGCTCCGTGCTACGCCTGCTCGCTCTTGAGCGGCGATCGGACAACACGTGGCGCACACTCCTCGATACCGAGTCGAATGTGGCCGGTCCGGAGGTGGCGCGACTCGCGGCAGATGTGAACAATGATGGGCTGCGTGACCTCGTGACGGTTGGGTACGACGAGGGCGGGCTCACGCCGCGGATCTTCTTGAGAGCAGAAAGCACGTTTCGGGAGAGCCCGCTCTCTGCTGCCTACTTGATTCGATTCGAGTCGGAGTGGTCGCGCGCTTGTTTGACTTCAGTCCTGCCGCGTTTTGCCTCAGGCGCCGGGCTGGTGCTTACTCGAGAGACGATTCCGCGGACGAGCGCCGTTGGGCATGGCACCCTTTGCGACCTGCCGGTTGATACGATCAAGCTCGGTGGTCGCGGTCCTCAGTAGTGGTGCAGCACCCCGCGAGGGAGCCTAACGTTGCGTTACGCCGCGGCCGCCCCACCGGGGCGGCCGTCGGCTTCAACGGCGGTTAGATTCGGGTTCGGGGTGTTCCACGCAGATGGACCCGATCGGGCTGGCGGGCGGGCTGAACCTGTACGGCTACGCAGGCGGCGATCCGATCAATCACTCGGACCCCTTCGGGCTCTGCCCACCGAAGTGGCTCTGCGATATGATTGGCACGACTGCCGGCCAGTCAGCTGTCGAGTACTACGCAGCGCAGGCAATCTCTCCCGGAAGCTCCGGCGGCGCCAAGGTGGCTGCGACGGTCGGCGGACTCTTCGCCTCGCTATGGACTCCTGACACCTACCTAGGAACCGCAACAACGTTAGTCGTAGCGGCCTTGAGTGGCGATAAGGCGTCTGAGCC
This region of Gemmatimonadota bacterium genomic DNA includes:
- a CDS encoding M23 family metallopeptidase, yielding MIRNQGLRNEYLHQGVDIEAASGTKVYALFDGRVTQVVDPADGNGAGIRVTIRSKADATENTSYWHLSSVYVSVGDQVRGGERIGRSGITGNADPANSGRREHVHIRRTKDGRDVDPGIP
- a CDS encoding VCBS repeat-containing protein codes for the protein MLPPWIEPAPAIGLSELQSVRPAVQEIRAAASIDINCDGRLDFVGQVRRVSGSSVLRLLALERRSDNTWRTLLDTESNVAGPEVARLAADVNNDGLRDLVTVGYDEGGLTPRIFLRAESTFRESPLSAAYLIRFESEWSRACLTSVLPRFASGAGLVLTRETIPRTSAVGHGTLCDLPVDTIKLGGRGPQ